A window of Ignavibacterium sp. contains these coding sequences:
- a CDS encoding ABC transporter permease produces MITKFLQSVGNKTLLFFQEFGQISTLLGNIIKFFPQIPRSRKLILFQMEHIGVNSLPLVLIIAIFTGAVSAWQAAYQLKGIAPLSFLGGATSRAIITELGPVLTGIVIAGRVGASIAAELGTMKVTEQIDALETMAISPIRFLAMPRFLAAIIMMPILVIFANAIAVLGAYIVSNYFLGVSFAVFFNSVKRFFIMGDLIAGLVKTIFFGGVTALLGCHIGFRTEGGAEGVGLATIRSFVVSAALILILDYVLWMLIF; encoded by the coding sequence TTGATAACAAAATTCTTACAATCGGTTGGGAATAAAACATTACTTTTCTTTCAGGAGTTTGGACAAATCTCCACTCTTCTTGGTAATATCATTAAGTTTTTCCCTCAAATACCTCGCAGCAGAAAATTGATTTTGTTCCAAATGGAACATATTGGCGTTAATTCATTACCACTTGTTTTGATTATTGCGATATTCACCGGCGCGGTTTCCGCATGGCAAGCAGCTTATCAGTTAAAAGGAATTGCCCCATTATCATTTTTAGGTGGCGCAACAAGTCGTGCAATCATAACTGAATTGGGTCCTGTTTTAACCGGAATAGTAATTGCTGGAAGAGTTGGTGCATCAATTGCAGCAGAATTAGGAACGATGAAAGTTACCGAACAAATTGATGCTCTTGAAACAATGGCAATTAGTCCGATAAGATTTCTGGCAATGCCACGATTTCTTGCTGCGATTATAATGATGCCTATCCTGGTAATATTTGCAAATGCAATCGCAGTTCTTGGAGCTTACATTGTTTCAAATTACTTTCTTGGAGTTTCATTTGCAGTATTTTTTAATTCAGTAAAAAGATTTTTTATAATGGGAGATTTAATTGCCGGATTAGTTAAAACAATTTTTTTTGGTGGAGTGACTGCTTTACTTGGTTGCCATATCGGCTTCAGAACTGAAGGCGGTGCAGAGGGCGTTGGTTTAGCAACAATCAGATCATTTGTTGTTTCAGCAGCCTTAATTCTTATTCTTGATTATGTTCTTTGGATGCTGATATTTTGA
- a CDS encoding branched-chain amino acid aminotransferase, translated as MKNKINYILKERKEKIILPEKLGFGQYFTDHMFEMDYSKEKGWHNATIKPLSELYLHPATSFIHYGQTIFEGLKAFRTADDEIQIFRPDTHLERLNNSARRICMPEVDTEFVLDAMKELIAIDSDWIPTKKGEALYIRPFMFGYDPALGVRPSYNYKFIIILSPVGAYYPEGFKPVKILAQDDYVRAVRKGLGECKTAANYAASLLAADEAAKKGFTQVLWLDGVEQKYIEEVGTMNIFIHFKDEIATPKLTGSILPGVTRRSVIQLLKEWGLNVTERLISIREVIDAYDSGNLVGVFGTGTAAIISSVGLLSYKGKDMMINNGNVGELDLKLFNELTAIHYGEKEDTHNWIFKVEKKAIEV; from the coding sequence ATGAAAAACAAAATCAATTATATCTTAAAAGAAAGAAAAGAAAAGATTATCCTTCCTGAGAAGTTAGGGTTTGGTCAATACTTTACCGATCATATGTTTGAGATGGATTATTCGAAAGAAAAGGGCTGGCACAATGCAACAATAAAACCTCTCAGTGAATTATACCTTCATCCGGCTACTTCATTCATTCATTATGGACAAACGATATTCGAAGGATTAAAAGCATTCAGAACTGCTGATGATGAAATTCAGATATTCAGACCTGATACACATCTTGAAAGATTAAATAACTCAGCAAGAAGAATTTGTATGCCTGAAGTTGATACTGAATTTGTTCTTGACGCAATGAAAGAACTTATTGCAATTGACAGCGATTGGATTCCAACAAAGAAAGGAGAAGCATTATACATAAGACCATTTATGTTTGGCTATGATCCGGCATTAGGTGTTAGACCTTCATATAATTATAAGTTTATTATAATTCTTTCACCTGTTGGTGCGTATTATCCTGAGGGATTTAAACCGGTAAAAATTCTTGCTCAGGATGATTATGTAAGAGCAGTAAGAAAAGGTTTGGGTGAATGTAAAACTGCTGCTAACTATGCAGCAAGTCTGTTAGCTGCTGATGAAGCTGCAAAAAAAGGTTTTACTCAAGTTCTATGGTTAGATGGTGTTGAACAAAAATATATTGAAGAAGTCGGAACTATGAATATTTTTATCCATTTCAAAGATGAAATTGCAACACCAAAACTTACTGGCTCAATACTTCCAGGTGTAACAAGAAGATCAGTTATTCAATTATTAAAAGAGTGGGGATTAAATGTTACTGAAAGACTTATTTCAATTCGTGAAGTGATTGACGCGTATGATTCCGGAAATCTTGTTGGAGTTTTTGGAACAGGAACAGCAGCAATTATATCCTCAGTTGGTTTACTTTCTTACAAAGGAAAAGATATGATGATAAATAATGGAAATGTTGGTGAACTCGATTTGAAGTTGTTCAACGAATTAACTGCAATTCACTACGGAGAAAAGGAAGATACTCACAATTGGATATTCAAAGTTGAAAAGAAGGCAATAGAAGTATAA
- the lexA gene encoding transcriptional repressor LexA: MKNKLTDRQKEILSYIQKFVEDNGFPPTLREIAAHFGLASTFGVKRHLDALKKKGYLKVESYASRAITLNKKSFDESDSSTIEYNSKIISIPVVGRVAAGSPILSEENLDGTIAIDSNFFGNSKNCFAFKVSGDSMINAGIFDGDLVIVNPNEKVSQHDIVVARVDDEITVKNYEKKNDKVFLIPQNEKYEPIIVTEKNNFSLVGKVIGVLRWFN; the protein is encoded by the coding sequence ATGAAAAACAAATTAACCGACCGGCAAAAAGAAATTCTTAGTTATATCCAAAAATTTGTAGAAGATAACGGATTTCCACCCACTTTAAGAGAAATTGCGGCACACTTTGGATTAGCTTCAACATTTGGAGTGAAGCGGCATCTTGACGCCTTAAAAAAGAAAGGTTATCTGAAAGTTGAAAGTTACGCAAGCAGAGCAATTACCCTTAATAAAAAATCTTTTGATGAATCTGATTCGTCAACAATCGAGTACAATTCAAAAATCATTTCAATTCCGGTTGTTGGTAGAGTTGCTGCTGGCTCTCCGATTCTGTCAGAGGAAAATCTGGATGGTACAATTGCAATCGATTCAAACTTTTTTGGAAATAGTAAAAATTGCTTTGCTTTCAAGGTATCAGGTGATAGTATGATAAATGCCGGAATTTTCGACGGTGATCTTGTTATAGTTAATCCAAATGAAAAAGTATCACAGCATGATATTGTTGTTGCAAGAGTTGATGATGAAATTACGGTCAAGAATTATGAAAAGAAAAACGATAAAGTTTTTCTCATTCCACAGAATGAAAAGTATGAACCAATAATCGTTACTGAAAAAAATAACTTTTCACTTGTTGGGAAAGTAATCGGCGTTTTAAGATGGTTTAATTAA